The Metabacillus litoralis genome contains a region encoding:
- a CDS encoding aldehyde dehydrogenase family protein has translation MKKQLFINGEWIGTESYKDLLSPYNNEKIAEIASATEEDVDKAIAAAYQTNEIMAEMPAHQRASILEKVANLIEERADEAAKIISAEAAKPYKTALSEVSRTVATYKFSAEEAKRIHGETIPLDAAVGGENRIAYTVREPIGVIGAITPFNFPMNLVAHKVGPAIASGNTVVLKPAEQTPLSSLFLADIFKEAGLPDGALNIVTGKGSVVGEKIVKDDRVKKISFTGSPAVGIGIRNKAGLKRVTLELGSNAAVIIDQGIDLDKIIDRCVMGAFSFQGQVCISLQRVYIHESLYEQFVEKMVAATKQLKIGDPLDPNTDVSALISPRDVDRALAWIEEAKQGGAKVLTGGAAEGNVLQPTILTDVDAKLKVSCQEVFAPIVLINKVSSVEEAISNVNDSQYGLQAGIYTDNIHTALMATKKLHVGGVMVNDIPTFRVDHMPYGGVKESGVGREGVKFAIEEMTEQKLVVFNQA, from the coding sequence ATGAAAAAACAATTATTTATTAATGGAGAATGGATTGGAACAGAGTCTTATAAAGATTTACTTTCTCCTTACAATAATGAAAAAATTGCTGAAATTGCTTCCGCAACTGAGGAAGATGTTGATAAAGCAATTGCTGCGGCTTATCAAACAAATGAAATCATGGCTGAAATGCCGGCACATCAGCGGGCTTCTATTTTAGAAAAGGTGGCAAATCTCATTGAAGAGCGTGCAGACGAAGCGGCCAAAATCATTTCTGCTGAAGCTGCAAAACCATATAAAACCGCACTTAGTGAAGTGAGTCGTACCGTTGCAACCTATAAATTTTCAGCAGAGGAAGCGAAACGCATTCATGGAGAAACAATCCCTCTTGATGCAGCTGTTGGTGGAGAAAATCGAATCGCTTATACAGTTCGTGAGCCGATCGGTGTGATTGGTGCGATTACACCATTTAATTTCCCAATGAATTTGGTTGCACATAAAGTAGGTCCAGCGATTGCATCAGGAAACACAGTGGTGTTAAAACCAGCAGAACAAACACCACTATCTTCCTTATTTTTAGCAGATATTTTTAAAGAAGCTGGTTTACCTGATGGTGCTTTAAATATTGTCACTGGTAAGGGGTCTGTTGTTGGAGAAAAAATCGTCAAAGATGATCGAGTGAAAAAAATATCGTTCACTGGAAGTCCTGCGGTCGGAATTGGTATTCGTAATAAAGCAGGCTTAAAACGAGTGACATTGGAGCTTGGTTCAAATGCAGCTGTTATTATTGATCAAGGTATTGATCTTGATAAAATCATTGACCGCTGTGTGATGGGGGCTTTTTCTTTCCAAGGCCAGGTTTGTATTTCATTGCAGCGTGTTTATATTCATGAATCATTGTATGAGCAGTTTGTAGAGAAAATGGTGGCAGCAACTAAGCAACTCAAAATAGGAGATCCACTTGATCCTAACACAGATGTTTCAGCATTAATTAGTCCACGTGATGTTGATCGTGCTCTAGCTTGGATTGAAGAAGCGAAGCAAGGAGGAGCAAAGGTATTAACTGGCGGAGCTGCTGAAGGAAATGTCTTGCAGCCAACGATTCTAACAGATGTTGATGCTAAGCTAAAAGTTTCGTGTCAAGAGGTGTTTGCACCGATCGTTCTTATTAACAAAGTAAGCTCTGTTGAAGAGGCCATTAGCAATGTGAACGATTCACAATACGGATTACAGGCCGGAATTTATACAGATAATATTCATACCGCTCTCATGGCAACGAAAAAGCTACATGTTGGAGGAGTTATGGTCAATGATATCCCAACATTCCGTGTTGATCATATGCCATATGGTGGTGTAAAAGAGAGCGGAGTTGGGCGCGAAGGGGTAAAATTTGCGATTGAGGAAATGACTGAGCAGAAGTTAGTTGTTTTTAATCAGGCATAA
- a CDS encoding APC family permease, translated as MKQEKELKKVLTKVDVLFLAIGAMLGWGWVVLSGNWIVSAGSAGAIIAFVIGGLLVTFVGLTYAELASAMPAVGGEHHYVERAMGSKAAFIASWAITLGYVSVVTFEAVALPTVIDYLLPNYQVGYLWTIGGWDVYLTWVLIGSVGAILLTALNYFGLKPAAFMQVVLTVFIVGIGILLVFGAGTNGDSQNLQPLFTGGVGGIMTVLIMVPFLFVGFDVIPQVAEEANIPAKDIGKILIFSVGCAVVFYLAIAFGVSMALDHEALSISQLATADAMAAVFGSKIFANILIFGGICGIVTSWNAFIIGGSRIIYAMANSGMLPAWFGYLHPKHKTPSNAVIFLGALATLAPLLGRPALVWIVDAGGLGIVVAYFLVALSFIILRKKEPNMDRPFKAGKQNAVGWIALFLSLGFILLYMPGMPAALIWPYEWVMVAGWILIGAYFYYHMNKGKYEVVENKETKNI; from the coding sequence ATGAAACAAGAAAAAGAGCTGAAAAAGGTTTTAACAAAGGTTGATGTCTTATTTTTAGCCATTGGTGCGATGCTCGGTTGGGGATGGGTTGTACTTTCTGGAAATTGGATCGTATCTGCAGGTTCCGCAGGAGCAATCATAGCATTTGTTATAGGGGGATTACTCGTAACCTTTGTCGGGCTGACCTATGCTGAACTCGCATCTGCCATGCCTGCAGTAGGAGGAGAGCATCATTATGTTGAGAGGGCAATGGGAAGCAAAGCTGCGTTTATTGCTTCGTGGGCAATTACATTAGGATATGTTTCAGTCGTAACATTTGAGGCTGTTGCCCTACCAACTGTTATAGATTATTTACTTCCAAACTATCAGGTTGGTTACTTATGGACAATAGGTGGATGGGATGTTTATCTGACCTGGGTATTAATTGGATCTGTTGGGGCGATATTGCTTACAGCCCTTAATTATTTTGGTTTAAAGCCAGCAGCATTTATGCAGGTTGTTTTAACAGTTTTTATTGTTGGGATTGGGATATTACTTGTATTTGGAGCAGGGACAAATGGAGACTCACAAAACCTTCAGCCGCTTTTCACCGGTGGAGTGGGCGGAATCATGACAGTGCTGATCATGGTACCATTTCTTTTTGTAGGATTTGATGTTATTCCACAAGTTGCTGAAGAAGCGAATATTCCTGCAAAAGATATTGGGAAGATTCTTATTTTTTCTGTAGGTTGTGCGGTTGTTTTCTACTTGGCTATTGCCTTTGGCGTGTCTATGGCGCTTGATCATGAGGCATTAAGTATCTCACAATTAGCAACTGCTGATGCAATGGCAGCTGTATTTGGATCTAAAATTTTCGCAAATATCTTAATATTCGGAGGAATCTGCGGGATTGTTACTAGCTGGAATGCATTTATTATCGGAGGCAGCCGTATTATTTATGCTATGGCAAACTCAGGAATGCTGCCTGCTTGGTTTGGATATTTGCATCCAAAACATAAAACACCTTCAAATGCAGTCATCTTTCTTGGTGCTTTAGCAACATTAGCACCATTATTAGGAAGACCGGCACTCGTGTGGATTGTTGATGCTGGGGGACTTGGTATCGTTGTTGCCTACTTTTTAGTGGCTTTATCCTTTATTATTTTGCGTAAAAAAGAGCCAAACATGGACCGCCCATTTAAGGCTGGCAAGCAAAATGCAGTGGGGTGGATTGCTCTCTTTTTAAGCTTAGGATTTATTTTATTATACATGCCGGGAATGCCTGCTGCACTCATTTGGCCCTATGAATGGGTGATGGTCGCTGGTTGGATTTTAATAGGGGCATATTTCTATTATCATATGAATAAGGGGAAATATGAGGTTGTTGAAAATAAGGAAACGAAAAATATATGA
- a CDS encoding GNAT family N-acetyltransferase, translating into MTKHPNYKMNKLLEGNYSSVIDFVMKMRKELFPMLDHEMLPQDLLHFENCYIQPDHAAFFTVVTEDRIIGSIGVIPYDGRFHQLSETYPLTKAAEIVKCYIDPDYRRYGIGTELSTIATSFSRDAGYQSLYLHTHPFLPGAIPFWKSQGYKEILAEDDPVWQTLHMVKTL; encoded by the coding sequence ATGACTAAACATCCTAACTATAAAATGAATAAACTTCTAGAAGGAAACTATTCCTCTGTAATAGACTTTGTTATGAAAATGAGAAAAGAGCTTTTTCCTATGTTAGATCATGAAATGCTTCCTCAAGATCTTCTCCATTTTGAAAACTGTTATATTCAACCTGATCATGCTGCTTTTTTTACGGTTGTTACTGAAGATAGAATCATAGGATCCATAGGTGTAATACCCTACGATGGTCGTTTTCATCAACTAAGTGAAACTTATCCTCTTACGAAAGCAGCTGAAATTGTAAAATGCTATATTGATCCAGATTATCGAAGGTACGGTATTGGTACAGAATTATCTACTATTGCAACTAGTTTTAGTCGTGATGCTGGTTATCAATCATTATATCTACATACTCACCCGTTCCTGCCTGGTGCGATTCCTTTTTGGAAATCTCAAGGTTACAAAGAGATACTAGCCGAGGATGATCCAGTATGGCAGACACTTCATATGGTAAAAACATTATAG